In one window of Haloprofundus halophilus DNA:
- a CDS encoding ubiquitin-like small modifier protein 1, translating into MQLELRFFATFREAVGQKTIEREYDGDRTVGDVLSALEAEFGGLEGQLLEDGDLRPQINVLKNGREVLHMEGIETTMEDGDTLSVFPPVAGG; encoded by the coding sequence ATGCAACTCGAACTGCGGTTCTTCGCGACGTTCCGCGAGGCCGTCGGACAGAAGACTATCGAGCGCGAGTACGACGGGGACCGCACCGTCGGTGACGTTCTCTCGGCGCTCGAAGCGGAGTTCGGCGGACTCGAGGGCCAGTTGCTCGAAGACGGCGACCTCAGACCGCAGATAAACGTCCTGAAGAACGGGCGCGAGGTGCTCCACATGGAGGGAATCGAGACGACCATGGAGGACGGCGACACGCTGAGCGTCTTCCCGCCGGTCGCCGGAGGGTGA